CCTCATGGGAATGGAGCATGAAAACATCCATCTGGAGACCAGTTCGGTGCTCATACGGCAATTGCCCCTGTCCCGCGTCCGCCCCGTAGAAGCCTTCCGTCCCTGGACCCCCGCAGGGGCCGCGCCGGATAATATCCTGCAGGCCGTAGCGGGCGGCGCCGTCCGTCTGGGCAAAGAACGCGCCGATCCCCGTTATGGCTGGGATAATGAATATGGCCTTCATCAGGCGGCACTACAGCCCTTTCATGCCTCCCGCTTTTTGGTGAGCAATCAGGAGTTTCTGGCTTTCGTGGAGCAGGATGGCTACAGCGACAGCCGCTGGTGGACCGCGGAGGGCGATCGCTGGCGCCGCTTCAGCCAGGCCCGGCACCCGACTTTCTGGGTCCCGGATCAGGACAGCTGGCGGCTGCGCCTGATCGCGGAGGAGCGCCCCATGCCGTGGAACTGGCCGGTGGAGGTGAACGCACTGGAAGCCGACGCCTTCTGCCGCTGGAAATCGGCCGGGACCCGTCAGAGCCTGCGCCTGCCCAGCGAGGATGAGTGGCGGCGTCTGCGTGAGCTCAGTGGACTGGCGGACTGTGATGCCTGGGATGACGCGGTGCCTGGCAATATCGGGCTCGCCGCCGGCTGCTCGCCCTGCCCCGTAGATCAATTCAAACAGGGAGATTTCTACGATGTGGTCGGCAACGTCTGGCAATGGACCGCGACGCCCATCTATCCCTTTCCCGGTTTCGAGGTGCATCCGGTTTATGATGACTTCACGGTGCCCACCTTCGACCAGCAGCACAATCTTTTCAAGGGCGGCTCATTCATCAGCCTCGGCAACGAAATGCAGCGAGAGGCTCGCTACGCCTTCCGCCGCCATTTCTTCCAGCACGCGGGATTCCGTTATGTGGCCTCGCCCAATGCACTGCCTGAGGTACCGGTCTATGAGAGTGACGCCCTGGTCTCTCAATACGCGGAATTTCACTATGGGCGCGAGTACTATGGGGTGGCCAATTTTGCGGTAGAGGTCGTGGGAATCGCGGTGGAGGCTATGGCCGGCAAGCCGTTACGTCGCGCTTTGGACATCGGTTGTGCCGTAGGCCGCGGTAGTTTTGAACTGGCAAGGCACTGCCCCGAAGTCACCGGCCTCGACTTCTCCGCACGCTTCATCAGCGTCGGCGTGCAACTGCGCGAGCGCGGGCACTTCTCCTACACGCTGACTGAAGAGGGTGAACTGCAAAGCTATCAAACGGCGGATCTCGCCACCCTGGGGCTAACCGGGGCTGCAAACCGGGTCCACTTCTTTCAGGCCGACGCCTGCAATCTGAAGCCCCTGTACAAGGATTATGATCTGGTGGTGGCGGCCAACCTCATCGACCGCTTGCACCACCCCCGCAAATTTCTGGAGGACATCGCCGACCGCATCCTTCCCGGCGGTTTGCTGGTCATCACGTCGCCCTACACCTGGTTGGAAGAATACACCGCGCGGTCGGAGTGGCTCGGCGGTTTCAAACGAGATGGAGAGAATCTGAGCACCTTCGACGCCCTGCGGGAAATTTTGTCCGGGCCATTCCGTCTACGCGATGGCAGTCCGCAGGATCTGCCCTTCGTCATCCGCGAAACGGCGCGCAAATATCAGCACAGCATCGCGCAGGTGACCATCTGGGAGCGCTTATGAGCGCGGAACGGGGCGGCGTCGACTTCGACCGGGTCATTCCACGACGCGGAACTGGATGCCTCAAATGGGATGGTGCCGCAGAACGCTTTGGCGCTGAAGTGCTGCCCATGTGGGTGGCGGACATGGATTTCGCCGCACCGGACACGGTCATCACCGCTTTGCAGGAACGCCTGAATCACCCCATTTTCGGTTATCCGGGCAATGAAGGGACCATGTTGCAGGCCGCCGCCGACTGGCTGGCCAGACGCCATGACTGGCGGCCGGAAAGCGACGCGATCGCCTGCATCAGCGGTGTCGTTCCCGCCCTTTACGCAGCCGTACGGGCCTTCACCCAGCCGGGCGAAGCGATCATCGTCATGCCGCCCATTTATCCGCCGTTCATGACTGCAGTGGAGGACAACGGGCGGAAATTGCTGCTGGCCCCGCTGATCGCGGATGACACCGGCCATTACCGCATGAACTGGGATGCCCTGGAAATCGCCGTCCAGCGGGCGAAACTGTTGATCCTCTGCTCGCCCCACAACCCGGTGGGGCGGGTCTGGACACCGGAAGAACTGCAACGACTGGGCACACTGTGCGCCGATGCCGACTGCGTGGTGGTCAGCGATGAAATCCATGCCGACCTCAGTCAGCATCCGCACAGCCCTTTCCCCAGCCGCTTCCCGCGCTCGATCCTCCTGACCTCTGCCGGCAAAAGCTTCAATCTGGCGGGACTGGGCGGCGGGGTCAGCGTCATCCCCGACGCTGGGCTGCGTCGTACCTTTCTGACCGAGGTCCGGCGCAGTCAGATTCAGCACACCAACCTCTTCGCGCTGACCGCCATGACCGGCGTCTGGCGGCACGGCGCGGAATGGCAGTCCGCGTTGCGCGGTTATCTGGCGGACAACGCCCGTTTCATCAGCGAATACCTGATGCGGGAGCTACCCGAGGTCGGCTATCGGCAACCGGAGTTCGGGTACCTCGCCTGGCTGGACGTGCATCATTACGGCAACGACGAGACGCTGGCGCGGCGTCTGCTGCAAGCAGGTCTCGGCCTCAATCCCGGGCCCAGTTTCGGGCCGGGTGGTGAGGGTTTCTTGCGACTGAACTTCGCCACCCCCCGAAGCATCCTGGAAGAAGGGCTGGGGCACTTGCGACAGGCCTTGCACCGCTAGTCCCGGAGAACTTTCCACAGGAAACCGCCCCGACGACGGTATCGGAACGGCTTGCCCTACCCTACAATACGTTCCACCGAGCGGAGGAGACCAGAGAGAAGTGACAGAGGTGCAGGGTAACCTGAAGCAAAAAGCAGTGGCCACGCTGGCAGCGGGCATTCTGCGCGGGGCGGGGCACCTGCCGCGGCGTTGGCGGGCAGCTCTGGGCGCAATGCTCGGTGATGTGGTGCGGCTCAGTATGAGCCGGGTGCGCAAGGTGGTGGATGCCAACCTCGCCATTGCTTTCCCCATGATGAGTCTGGCCCAGCGGCTTACTCTGCGGCGCGCGCACTTCCGGGCACTGGGCCAGGCGGCCCTGGAGCTGGGACCATTGTGGTACTGGCCCTTGCCCCGCGCCCTCGGCCTGATCCGCGAAGTGCGTGGGGACGATCTGGTGGACGCCGCTTTAGCCAAAGGACATGGGGTGATTCTCTTCACCGCGCACCTCGGGGCCTGGGAAGCCGCGGTGCTCTACATCGGGCAACGCTGGCCGGTAACCGTACTCTACATGGAAACCCGCAATCCGGCCGTCAACGCCCGCATTGTGGCTGGGCGCGGGCGCAGTGGCGCGCAATTGGTCCCCAAGGAGGGAGGTATCCGCCCCCTGCTCCACGCACTGCATCAGGGAGAGGCCATCGGTATACTTCCGGATCAGAACGTCGATCCGCGCGAAGGGGATTACGTCCCGTTCTTCGGCCGTCCTGCCTGCACCACACCTTTGCTGGGCCGGCTGGCGGCGCGGCGCGGAAGCCCGGTGTTCGGACTCTTCGCCTATCGGTTACCGGGTGGTGAGGGTTTTCGTGTCGAGATTGTCCCCATGCCGGAATCCTTTCCGAGCGGGGATGCCACAGCCGATGCCACGGCGATGAATGCGGCACTGGAGACCGCCATCCGTAAAGCCCCTGAACAGTACTGGTGGGTTCACCGCCGTTTCAAGGATCAGCCGGAAGGCTGGGACCATCCCTATTAAAAAGTTACGGAACGAGATGATCCAGCAGGGCAAAAGTACGCCTTAGCGCGCCACGCTGCTGCTGCAGAAACGCCAGGGCACGGTCGCCCATCTCTGTCGCTGGCCCCTGGGTAGTCAACCACGCACCCAACTGCGCTACCAGTGCCGCGGCATCCGCCACCTGAACCGCCGCGTTGGCCGCCAGCAAATCCTGGGTGATGCCCTTAAAATTATCCATATGCGGGCCGAAGGTAACCGGGCGTGCCAGTGCTGCAGCTTCCAGGGGATTATGCCCCCCCGCCGGCACAAAACTGCCACCGATGGTCACCACATCTGCCGCCGCGTAGAAGTCCATCACCTCACCCAGTGTATCTATCAGAAAAACCGCGCGCGCCCCCACGTCCTCGGCACGCGAGCGCAAGGCAAAGGACACTCCCTTTGCCTGCATCCGCGCCATCACCTCCGGTCGCCGCGAGGGATGGCGGGGAATCAGCACCAGCAGCAGATTCGGCCATTGGCGCTGCAAGTCTTCCAGCGCCGCCAGCGCCATCTGCTCCTCACCGGCATGCGTGGAAGCGAATACCCAGACCGGTCGCCCAGCGAAGCGCTGTCGCCACTGACGCCCCCGCTCCCGCGCGGCGACAGGTTCGGGCAGGTCATATTTGATATTACCGGTCACCACCACATGCTCTGCCCCCAGGCGGCGGAAAGCCGCCGCATCCTCCGAACTCTGGGCCGCAACAGCGCTCATACTGGCCAGTGCGGGGGCAAAGAGCGTCCGGAAACGAGCGTAACCCCGAAGCGATCGCTGCGAGAGCCGGGCATTGGCCAGCATCAGGGGCACGCCCTCACGGCTGGCCGCATGACAGAGATTGGGCCAGATCTCCGTTTCCATGATAATCCCCAGGCGTGGTCGCTGGCGGCGCAAAAAGCGCGTGACCGCCGCTGACAGGTCATAAGGCAGATAATACCGCAGCACTTCCGTACCCAAACGCTGACTAACTACTGCAGCTCCCGTCGGCGTTGTGCTGGTCATCAGAATGGGCAGCTCCGGATAACGTGCCTGCAAAGCCCGCACCAGGGGAATCGCCGCAATAGTCTCCCCCACACTCACCGCATGAATCCAGATAGGCCGATCCGACCGGCGCGGCCCCCAGCCGAAACGCTCCCACCAGCGCTCCCGGTAGGCAGGCCGTCGCCAGGCCCGCCAAAGGGTATAACCCAGGACGACAGGGGTGAGCAACCAGAGCAGAAAGGCGTAGAGGCGGCGGCTCATCATTCACGGTGCAAAATACGGTCGGTCAGCCAGTCCAGACGATACCAGGGCCGGAAGTTTTTCAGGATGTGCTCACGATCATACCCGTCCTGGATCCAGGCACGCAGGGTCAAGCCGGGCCGGCGGGCGGCAGCATCGTGGTAACTGATGAAAAACCAGTCGAGAATGCCGGTATTGGCGTGCCGAATATGACCGAAGGGCCACAAACGCAGTTGCCGCTGCGCCACGCGGAGGGGTATCCCCAGCACCAGATGCAGATACAGCACGCTGATGAAACCGGCCCGATCCGCGCCGGATTTGCAATGCAGCAAAAAAGGTTGGGGTAATTGATCCAGCACCGCTATGCCCGCCAGCAACTTGTCGCGTTCCGGCAGATCCCGGGAGCCGAAGCCGTGCAGGGTCAGGTGCATCATGCCCAGGGCATCACAAGCCTCCTGCTCCAGACGGTAATGGGGCTCGTGGGGGGCCGGAGCACGCAGGTTCAATACCGCGCAGAGACCATGCTTTTGCTGCCAGTGCCGTAACTGGACCGGCGACGGCTGGGCCGAGCGAAACACCCCTGGCGCAATCTCGTGAAAGTTTGCATAAAACAGTTCGCGGAAAATGCCGTGATCCGTCCAGAACTGATGGCGCCGATAGCGGCGGCGCTCATCCGGCAGGAGCACCAGGGGGTGTTTCATGATCGGTGCTCCAGCAAAGGGGATAAGGCCGTCCAGACCCGCTCCGGGCGCATGGCCTGCTGGCAGAGTATCAGGCCTTTTTTCGCCTCCGGCAACGGGCATCGGGATTTACCGCACGGCGCGCAAGGCTCGGAACTTTGCAGGCTGGCCTGACGGCTCTCTGCCACAGAAAACCGATCCCTGGCCGTCGGTCCGTACAAAGTAACCCCCGCCAGCCCCAGGGCACCGGCCAGATAAGAAAGGCCTGTATCCATACCGACATAGGCATCAGCCCGCACGATCAAGGCGGCAAGCTCCGGCAACGTGGCGGGGGGTAGGGCGACCACATTATCCGCCTGTTCCGCGATGCGCCGGGCGCGCGCCGCCTCGCGCGCATTGCCTGCGGGCAGCAACAAACGCAACCCCACCTGTCGCAACAGGGCGGCCAATGCCCACCAGTGGTCTTCCTGCCATTCCTTGTTCTCCCGCGAGGTCCCGTGAAAACCCAGCACAAAGGGCTGCCGCGCCAGTTCGCTCCAAGGCTGCGCCAGCGTGTCTTTACGCAGGCGCGCGATGGCCACCTGCAAACCATAATCCGGCGGTGTTTCCGGTAAGGGGTAGTTCAAAGCCTGTGCGAACAGCTGGCGATTCCGACTGATGGCGGACTGCCCCCAGGCCACGCAAAACCGGCGATGATATAGCCGGGTGGCACCCGGTTCGCGGGCGCTGGCGGCATCCAGACCCCACAGGGGCGCACCGCCCAGACGGCCCAGCAAGGCGCTTTTGTAGAGGCCCTGGGCGTCGAGAATATGGTCGTAATGCTCGTCCCGTAGACCCTGGCGTAAATCTCGCAGCGCAGCCGCCAAGCCTCGCCACCGTTCTTTATGAACACGCAGAGAGAAGGGGATCACCCGCGTGACCCCGGGATGCAACTGGGCGAGGGGCGCGAATGCGGGCTCAACCAACCAGTGTAAGCATAGATCCGGGCGGGCCTGTCGCATATCCGTCACCGCCGGCAGGGTATGCAGCACGTCGCCCATGGAACTCAGGCGCAGCAGCAGAATCTTCATCGCTGACTATGGTCTCTGAGTTCCAGCGCCATGGCATATTTCATGAACGCGCCCAGCGCCGTGGTCCAGGCAATAGCGGCGCCCTCCACACCATCCAGAAATCCCAAGCGCCAGAAATAGCCGCGCCAAAAAGCCGCCAGCGCGTGGGTCATGGGCATGTAAGCATGGAGCACCTTGCCGCGCTGGTGGACCTGCTGCGCGTTGAGGGTAGCATAGAGGCGCAGTTTATCCAGCATATCCGCATAGCTCGGGAAAGAATGATGGTCCAGGATATATCCCTGCATACGCCGCGTCTCCCCCTGACCATACCAGCTTTCATGCACCATATCCTCGGGACGATAATGCCCATAGCGTCGGTTAAAAAGCCTCACCACATAATCCCGGCTCCAGTCTCCGTGGCGTATGGCCTTGCCGTGAAGGTAATTATAACGCCTTAGCGCATAAGCAACATGAGGGTCGCCACTCCGCACCACATCCACAATGGCAGAACGCGCCTGATCGCGCAAAATTTCATCCGCATCCAGCATCAGTATCCAGTCATTTTCCGCCGACTCCACGGCAAACTGCCGTTGCGCACCAAAGCCGGGCCAAGGCCTTTGAATGATCTTTACACCCATTTCCGTTGCGATGGCCAGCGTATCATCCGTAGAACCACTGTCTACCAGAACAATTTCCGCACCTAACGGCACTACGCTGCCCAGCGATGCCCGCAGCAAACGCCCGGCATCTCTGGTAATATAAATAACGGATAGAGCACTAGCAGCCACGGCCACCTGATCTCCATAAGAAGTACTCATTCATTTACTGCACTTCCCCGGCAAGCCCCAATGTGTTGGCCGGAACAGGAGATGCCACATCAGTATTCCTCCATAGGTCAAACAACGTTTCCGCTGACGAGGAAGAAGCCCGAGAGTAAGCACCATTGCTATTCCGTTGGCAAGAAAATTAATTGCTGCCTTTACTGGCATCCAAAAAGATAAAACTACCCAGGGAATGCGTCCCTCCACCTTACGTGCATAGAGCAACCGTGAGCGCTGAAATTCAATGCGCGACCCTACTTGAAATTTCCTAGCGGTGCCACCGAGCGCATGCTCCACCCTGGCATCTGGACAAAACACCACGTCAAATCCAAGGCGATGAGCACGTGCGCACCATTCCGTTTCTTCCAGATAAAAGAAGAAATCTTCGTCCAGCATGCCCAATTGAGGCAAGAAAGAACGGCGTACCGTCATTGCTGCACCGATCAGGCTGGGAACATTTACCGATTGACGCTCCCCTGATAGACGCCCACCGAAGTATTTTGGTGCCATTCTTTTGAGCAGCGCCCTTGGCAATATTTCGTGCCAGAATCGCGGCAATGCCGCCACTACATTTTGGGTACGACCAACCGGGTCAATCAGGCGGGCACCCACAAGGGCCGCTCGAGGCCAGGCCAGAAAACAGCATGTCACAGCCTCCAGCGTACCCGATAATAATTGCGCGTCATTATTCAGAACCATGACAAAATCACGATCAGCGACTGCCAACCCCTGGTTGACCGCACGGGCGAAGCCGGCATTACAACTGTTCGCCAATATTTTGGCGTCGGGAAACCGTTGCGAAATCACCTCCACCGACCCGTCATCGCTACCATTATCGATGACGATACAATGCTGCGCCAACACGCCCTCCGCAAGACAGGAAGACATTGCGTCAAGTGTTTTTGATACGCCATTGTAGTTAACAATAATAACGCAAAATTTCATAGTCACGATAATGCGACCCCCCTATATTGCATGGGTAGTCCTATACACGAAGCCAATCTCAATGCGTCTTCACAACCCCAATTTATAGCCTTATATAGCATCACCCGCCGGAACACTGCTGGAACCGGCAATACGCGCCATCCCAGTGGGAATCCGCGAAAAATCAATACAGTTAACGATATCATCATCGCGCCCGAAACCGACGCAAATGATTTATCAGGCAAAAAGCAGCCAGTCATGAAAATGCGACAGCCATGACTACAAATTTATGTCTCCGCTTGTTGTCACCACAGTTCACCCTTCGTACCCCCTACGCGAAGCGATTGTCAGTTGTAGTCGCGCCACGTAAGCCATCCTGGGCAAGGGGGATTGGTAAGGCAGCCAGTAGCGCCAGCGAGAATACATTAGCATACCCCCAAATCAATGTGTCAGAAAAACTACCAGCTATAAATACCGCCATATAAACTAAAACAAACCAGCCTTCGGGAACCGCCTTCAATCGCCATGCTGGTGCCGTTACGGCCCATAAGAACCACACCAGCAGCAATAGACCGGGAATGCCCAGCATGGCCAGTTCAAGGAGATAACTGTTTTGAGGCTGGCTCATGATCAACGGAGATGGCAGATCAGGTAGAATATGATTTTTCTGTAATTGTGCCATCTCGTTTGCGTAATTGCCTGTACCAACCCCTAGGATAGGATGCTGGAAGCCCATGTGCAGTGCACCCTGGGCCATCAAAACACGTAGTCCCCAACTGGTATCGTAATCACCCTTGCTGACGACTTGTAAATTTTGCAATCCTTCTTGCACTCGATGCTGAACAATGGGAGACATTCCCATCCCAATTATTGTCAGCGCAATACCCCCCAACGCCCAATAACGCCACCGCCCCCTGAATAATACCCATACCGCAAGCGGCATGAGGATAACGAAAAGCAGCTGACCAGTACGTCCGGCCCCCATGCCCAATTGCAGCAGAAAGGCTACCGCGAGCATTGCGTTTACCCATCTCGGCAACAAGACCCTATCCCGCATATCGTAGGCTATCCATAGCAATGCCATGGTCAGCGTCATGCTGAGAAAAATATGATTGGCATAACCGACAGGACCAAGCCTCGGAATCAACGGATTCCATTTCCATATTCCAAGCCACTGACATAAGCCGACTATCCAGTTCAATATCAATCCCGCCAGAAATAAACCCGGAATCATCCGGAACCTGCTTCTGTTCCAAGGCAGTGTTGTCCCGGCATACGCAAAAAAGAAATATCCGAGTCGACTTATGGCTATCCAGGTATCGTGAGGGCTCGCTCTGCTCCAAATAGTACCTAGCAACGTCCATAATATTAACAAGGTCAGTGGTACGAACCATGGGCGCGTCGGGATCTCCCGTGAGTCTTTCCAGTACCCGCTCATGATATATAATAGTATAAAGATACCGCCACTAATGCCCGCTGCCGCAGTACTTAACGGAAAGAAAAAAATCGGCAGACAAAAACACAGGAACATGGTCTTTTGTAAAAGTGCTTTCATAGGCGTAGCGTCAGCGCGGTTTATATTCAATCATAGGCCACACCATGCTACGTGGTCGCTCGCGAAGGGAAAAACATCGTCCCATTTTCTTATTCATATCTTTACGTTTTTGTGGTTCATTCATGGCTTTTGTCCTTCTGACCGCAAACCGTGCCGCGACATAGCAGCCACACGCCCTGATACCGTGACACAACGGTATAGCCGGGCGGCACCGCCCCAGGGTAGCTGATGACGAATCCGTTGGCCAAATTTGATGGCGGCGTTACCAGTGGAGGATGCGGCCTTATCGCCAGGTCTATGTCGGCTGTCACGCCGATACCTACCCATGCAGCGTTCGTAACATAGAGGGATGCCCCACGGGTTTGCATGAGCACGTCCCGCGCTATGGCGCTGATATGCGGGCGAAACCGATCGGTATACGCGGGAAAGGCCCATAGCGCGAAAAAATATTTGAGAAGGATGGCTGCCATCATCCACTTTACGGCCAAACGCCGTGTCTTTTCGGAATCAACGACCCACCCCGCCAATACCAGTGCCACTATTCCATAGAGCGGCATCAGGTAACGGATCCCACTTTGCGGCGATAGCCAATAGGGCAGGTAATTTACTCCCGCTATCCATAGAGCCGTCCGTACCTGCGGATCGTTCATACGGGAAATCGGATAACGGCGCAACATGGCATATAACACGACGCCTCCGACCGGAAGCAACTGCCCGAAAGTCTGCGCAGGAAAGACAAAAAACTGATGCAGGTAATCCAGCAATCCCTGCCCCTGCAATTTGCCGATGATGTCGTCGAACATTCCATGGGCCATGGTGCCACCGGCTGGGGCCATGGCATACCAGAGGACGGGGACCACCAACGCCAGAAGATGTATGGCCCAGGAAGGCCACGAAAACAAAAAACGCCAGCCGCGGGTTTGGTAGGTCACCACCAATACCGCCACACCGTAAAATACATAGACGGTCAGAGCCTTGGTAAGAAACGCACAAGACAACGCCAGCACGGCAATAGCGAAGAAGCCAACACGCCGCTCCATCACCGCAAGCCATCCAAAAAGCATGGCCGCCAAACAGAAAAAGGCGAACAGCGGGTCACTATACGCCAGCCAGCCATCGTAAAAGAGCACGTCCCCCAACGTGATATACACCAAGGCAGCGAAAGCAGCCAGCCTCCTCTCCTTCCAGATTCTTCCTGCGAACCATCCCACCAGCAGTCCGGAACCCACCGTCGCCAAAGCCGCGATCAATCGTGCTGCAACCAGCATGTGAGACCAGCCAATCCACATGGACACCATGGTGATGAGCCAATTATCCAAGGGCGGGCGCCAATAGTCCTGTCCGTACATGACCGGGGTGAGCAGATGGCCGTGATACCACATTTCATAGGACATGAGCGGATAAACCGCTTCTTCACCGGTATACTGGACGTTATGGAGGGTAAAGACGAAGCTAGCCGCGGCGAGTGCGAAAAGCAGCCAGTAGTTTCTGGTGTTCGTTGTGGTCATTCGATCCGGTACCCCAGGGTGGAAAGCATGTGCAACACCTGCTGAGTCGCTGGAGCCCCCTCTCGGCGGGACCTGGCATCAGCGCGGCATTCAATCGGTCGGAGCGGCCAAGGGCTGGTCTACGCCGGTATAGATCTGTCCAGCCAGATGCCCTTTGACAGACAACAGCAGCAATATCGTTACTTGCATGCACTTTCTTCCCGGCTCAGCGAACAGAATACGCCCATCATAAAGTGCGGACGCTTCGGTGTCATCGCGCCAGGGTGGCCAGAAAATTGCGGGCGATGATGCCGGCGTCAAAATGCCGGGCATATTCCGGCCCGGCGGCACCGAACTCCGCGCATAAATGCCGATCCGCCGCCAAGCGGAGGATAGCGTCCCGCCAACATGCCATGTTTCCGGCAGGCAATAACAAACCGCTCCGATCCGCCGCAAAGCTCTCGGGAATACCCCCCATGGCCGCACCCAGCACCGGTGTCGCGCAGGCCTGCGCCTCCAGACAGACGCGGCCAAAGGTATCCGGCTCGATGGAAGGCAAGGCAAGGACATCCATGACGCTGTACCAGGGCGTTGCCGGATCTTGCCAGCCCAGCAGATGATGCCAGGGCTTATCCTCCAGATACGCGCGCAACTCCGCTTCATGGGTGCCTCCCCCCAACCACAGCTCATGCACCCGTGCATCGGTGGCATGCGCGGCGTCAATGGCATCGGCAAGCATGAACACACCCTTGCCACGGTGCCAGGCGCCGACAAAGCCCACGAGAAAATCCTCATCCGTCAATCCCAAGGCGGCGCGCTGCCGCGTTCGCGCCGTGCAATCACGCTGGAAATCTGCCAGACGCAGGGGATTCGCCAATACTTCGACACGTTCTGCGGGCACGCCCTGCAGGATCAGCCGCTCTCGCAGATAGGCGGAGATCGCGAACAAGCGCAGAGGCCAACGCGAGAGCAGCCAGCGGGTACTGGGCTTGAGGCGTAGATCCATGTGCCGGAACAATGCCAGAGGCCGCCCCTCGCTGCGGCTGATCAGCGCCAGCGGCCAGTATTCCTTGCTGAAGCTGCCGATAACCCAGTCCGGCTGCACCATACGGATAGCCCGACGCAAGGCACGGATGCCGCCGGGATCGGCGCTATTGCGGAAGACTCCGAAATGCCTGGTCACCGGCGCGGTCTCCAGCGCCTGCGCGATCCGTCCTTGCGGATGCACCAGACAATGCACCTCCGCCCCCCGTTCGGCCAGGGCGCGACTCAGGGTGACCATATGCGTCTCCGTACCACCACCGCCGGGATTGGTGCCCACCCAGAGCAGACGCGGGGCGGCGGTCAATGGCGGTCCTCATGCCTGGTCAGCAATTGCAGGGGAAACACATGCGGCGCGTGGTGTCCGCCGACCATCACCCGCGGCAAGCCGAAGAGGTCTTCACCGGGCTGGGCGCGACCCCGCCGTACGGTCACCGCAGCGGCAAAGCCGGCGCGCCGGGCCGCCTCCCGCTCGCGCGGCCCCGCCGCACCGTAGGGATAACAGAACTGGGTCACCGGCACCGCCAAAAGCCCTTCCAACTCGCGCCTG
This sequence is a window from Acidithiobacillus ferridurans. Protein-coding genes within it:
- the waaC gene encoding lipopolysaccharide heptosyltransferase I, coding for MKILLLRLSSMGDVLHTLPAVTDMRQARPDLCLHWLVEPAFAPLAQLHPGVTRVIPFSLRVHKERWRGLAAALRDLRQGLRDEHYDHILDAQGLYKSALLGRLGGAPLWGLDAASAREPGATRLYHRRFCVAWGQSAISRNRQLFAQALNYPLPETPPDYGLQVAIARLRKDTLAQPWSELARQPFVLGFHGTSRENKEWQEDHWWALAALLRQVGLRLLLPAGNAREAARARRIAEQADNVVALPPATLPELAALIVRADAYVGMDTGLSYLAGALGLAGVTLYGPTARDRFSVAESRQASLQSSEPCAPCGKSRCPLPEAKKGLILCQQAMRPERVWTALSPLLEHRS
- a CDS encoding lysophospholipid acyltransferase family protein, giving the protein MTEVQGNLKQKAVATLAAGILRGAGHLPRRWRAALGAMLGDVVRLSMSRVRKVVDANLAIAFPMMSLAQRLTLRRAHFRALGQAALELGPLWYWPLPRALGLIREVRGDDLVDAALAKGHGVILFTAHLGAWEAAVLYIGQRWPVTVLYMETRNPAVNARIVAGRGRSGAQLVPKEGGIRPLLHALHQGEAIGILPDQNVDPREGDYVPFFGRPACTTPLLGRLAARRGSPVFGLFAYRLPGGEGFRVEIVPMPESFPSGDATADATAMNAALETAIRKAPEQYWWVHRRFKDQPEGWDHPY
- the ovoA gene encoding 5-histidylcysteine sulfoxide synthase, which produces MARTRIAALRLDGEHAEQKREEIRRTFHETFSLYEQLFDHLAEPAAWYEKAIPLRHPLIFYFGHSATFYVNKLQVAGLIGRRLDSRLESVFAVGVDEMSWDDLDETHYDWPSVDDVRQYRQRVRELVDGLIGEMPLSLPITWDSPWWVILMGMEHENIHLETSSVLIRQLPLSRVRPVEAFRPWTPAGAAPDNILQAVAGGAVRLGKERADPRYGWDNEYGLHQAALQPFHASRFLVSNQEFLAFVEQDGYSDSRWWTAEGDRWRRFSQARHPTFWVPDQDSWRLRLIAEERPMPWNWPVEVNALEADAFCRWKSAGTRQSLRLPSEDEWRRLRELSGLADCDAWDDAVPGNIGLAAGCSPCPVDQFKQGDFYDVVGNVWQWTATPIYPFPGFEVHPVYDDFTVPTFDQQHNLFKGGSFISLGNEMQREARYAFRRHFFQHAGFRYVASPNALPEVPVYESDALVSQYAEFHYGREYYGVANFAVEVVGIAVEAMAGKPLRRALDIGCAVGRGSFELARHCPEVTGLDFSARFISVGVQLRERGHFSYTLTEEGELQSYQTADLATLGLTGAANRVHFFQADACNLKPLYKDYDLVVAANLIDRLHHPRKFLEDIADRILPGGLLVITSPYTWLEEYTARSEWLGGFKRDGENLSTFDALREILSGPFRLRDGSPQDLPFVIRETARKYQHSIAQVTIWERL
- the waaA gene encoding lipid IV(A) 3-deoxy-D-manno-octulosonic acid transferase, with product MMSRRLYAFLLWLLTPVVLGYTLWRAWRRPAYRERWWERFGWGPRRSDRPIWIHAVSVGETIAAIPLVRALQARYPELPILMTSTTPTGAAVVSQRLGTEVLRYYLPYDLSAAVTRFLRRQRPRLGIIMETEIWPNLCHAASREGVPLMLANARLSQRSLRGYARFRTLFAPALASMSAVAAQSSEDAAAFRRLGAEHVVVTGNIKYDLPEPVAARERGRQWRQRFAGRPVWVFASTHAGEEQMALAALEDLQRQWPNLLLVLIPRHPSRRPEVMARMQAKGVSFALRSRAEDVGARAVFLIDTLGEVMDFYAAADVVTIGGSFVPAGGHNPLEAAALARPVTFGPHMDNFKGITQDLLAANAAVQVADAAALVAQLGAWLTTQGPATEMGDRALAFLQQQRGALRRTFALLDHLVP
- a CDS encoding pyridoxal phosphate-dependent aminotransferase translates to MSAERGGVDFDRVIPRRGTGCLKWDGAAERFGAEVLPMWVADMDFAAPDTVITALQERLNHPIFGYPGNEGTMLQAAADWLARRHDWRPESDAIACISGVVPALYAAVRAFTQPGEAIIVMPPIYPPFMTAVEDNGRKLLLAPLIADDTGHYRMNWDALEIAVQRAKLLILCSPHNPVGRVWTPEELQRLGTLCADADCVVVSDEIHADLSQHPHSPFPSRFPRSILLTSAGKSFNLAGLGGGVSVIPDAGLRRTFLTEVRRSQIQHTNLFALTAMTGVWRHGAEWQSALRGYLADNARFISEYLMRELPEVGYRQPEFGYLAWLDVHHYGNDETLARRLLQAGLGLNPGPSFGPGGEGFLRLNFATPRSILEEGLGHLRQALHR
- a CDS encoding tyrosine-protein phosphatase → MKHPLVLLPDERRRYRRHQFWTDHGIFRELFYANFHEIAPGVFRSAQPSPVQLRHWQQKHGLCAVLNLRAPAPHEPHYRLEQEACDALGMMHLTLHGFGSRDLPERDKLLAGIAVLDQLPQPFLLHCKSGADRAGFISVLYLHLVLGIPLRVAQRQLRLWPFGHIRHANTGILDWFFISYHDAAARRPGLTLRAWIQDGYDREHILKNFRPWYRLDWLTDRILHRE